The Fusobacterium necrophorum subsp. necrophorum genome has a window encoding:
- a CDS encoding dUTPase — protein MKYRFNVERYRRMMEALDAIPYDCAMYFDGMEFTFEENKYFATAGSFRVHRDWCDIIKDESEDRLKEIWDRQKKFDNIVFANAGVTREGTTLHRKVALVAEVGEMFNENPDFKCWKKHKNTEVTDALKEEFADVLHFLISLGIDVFKDEQEMFEWYCKKNNKNLLRQRSGY, from the coding sequence ATGAAATATAGATTTAACGTAGAGAGGTATAGAAGAATGATGGAAGCACTAGACGCAATCCCGTACGACTGTGCTATGTATTTCGACGGAATGGAGTTTACATTTGAAGAAAATAAATATTTCGCGACTGCTGGAAGTTTCCGTGTACACAGAGATTGGTGTGATATAATTAAAGATGAATCGGAAGACCGATTAAAAGAAATCTGGGATAGACAAAAGAAGTTCGATAATATCGTTTTTGCAAATGCTGGGGTAACAAGAGAGGGAACGACTCTACACAGAAAAGTTGCGTTAGTAGCAGAAGTCGGAGAAATGTTCAATGAAAATCCGGATTTTAAATGTTGGAAAAAACATAAAAATACGGAAGTTACAGATGCACTCAAAGAAGAGTTTGCAGATGTACTACACTTCTTAATCAGTCTTGGAATTGATGTCTTTAAGGACGAGCAGGAGATGTTCGAGTGGTACTGTAAGAAGAATAATAAAAATCTTTTGAGACAAAGAAGTGGATATTAA
- a CDS encoding sigma factor-like helix-turn-helix DNA-binding protein — MTEKEIRKIIQKEISDKMLELKNIHESKNTFQKVEKMLWYYNSFKRRIVKLQEGLDEVILKKCSGIAGGFGNTKYEYKSELEKIEDIQERDKIMISKMQTVIDLVEFGLNEVKTDKHYSILTLRYFERLSLEDIAERLDISVITVKRNKSRLINELSLIIFPEEIMENF; from the coding sequence ATGACAGAGAAAGAAATACGGAAGATAATCCAGAAAGAAATTTCAGATAAAATGCTAGAATTAAAGAATATCCATGAAAGTAAGAACACTTTTCAAAAAGTAGAAAAAATGCTTTGGTATTATAATTCGTTCAAACGAAGAATCGTTAAATTACAAGAAGGATTAGATGAGGTTATTTTGAAAAAATGTTCCGGAATAGCTGGAGGATTTGGAAATACCAAATATGAATACAAGTCAGAGCTTGAGAAAATTGAAGATATTCAAGAACGAGATAAAATTATGATTTCTAAAATGCAAACAGTTATAGATTTGGTAGAGTTTGGATTGAACGAAGTTAAAACGGATAAACATTATTCGATTTTAACATTACGATATTTTGAACGATTGTCTTTAGAAGACATCGCAGAGAGATTAGATATAAGTGTCATTACTGTGAAAAGAAATAAGAGCAGACTCATTAACGAGTTAAGTTTGATCATATTTCCGGAAGAAATTATGGAAAATTTTTAA
- a CDS encoding endonuclease/exonuclease/phosphatase family protein: MKKLKGVILFFLFTLSLYANTGKVASFNTLHLGTSKKDYKLFCETIRDFDLVGLEEVMKKEAVENLVKELNKNTGSIWEGHISQHAVGENGYNEFYGYVWKKDKVKLIKQEGFYPDPDNKFVREPYGATFKIGNFDFTFVLQHAVYGKKVLERKLEAAELVKVYDYFQDKDTKENDILIGGDFNLSASDKAFDSLYNHRDNITCTLDPKTKTTVGTKGLSSAYDNIFISKKYTTEYTGKSGIVDFTNKKYGEARKKISDHLPIYIEVNTDKDDD; this comes from the coding sequence ATGAAAAAATTAAAAGGAGTTATTTTATTTTTTTTATTTACGTTGTCTTTGTATGCAAATACAGGGAAAGTGGCAAGTTTTAATACTTTACATTTAGGGACTTCTAAAAAGGATTACAAATTGTTTTGTGAAACAATACGAGATTTCGATTTAGTAGGTTTGGAAGAGGTTATGAAAAAAGAAGCTGTAGAAAATCTTGTGAAAGAATTGAACAAAAATACAGGTAGTATCTGGGAAGGACATATTTCACAACATGCAGTTGGAGAGAATGGGTATAATGAGTTTTATGGATATGTTTGGAAGAAAGACAAGGTAAAGTTGATAAAACAAGAAGGCTTTTACCCTGATCCGGACAATAAATTTGTTAGAGAGCCATATGGAGCTACTTTTAAAATTGGCAATTTTGATTTTACCTTTGTGTTACAACATGCGGTTTATGGGAAAAAAGTATTAGAAAGAAAATTGGAAGCGGCTGAATTAGTCAAAGTCTATGATTATTTTCAAGATAAGGATACCAAAGAAAATGATATTTTAATTGGAGGAGACTTTAATTTATCCGCATCTGATAAGGCATTTGATAGTTTGTATAATCATAGAGATAATATAACGTGCACACTAGACCCTAAAACAAAGACTACTGTTGGAACAAAAGGATTATCGAGTGCATATGATAACATTTTTATTTCTAAAAAATATACAACAGAATATACTGGAAAAAGTGGAATAGTAGATTTTACGAATAAAAAGTATGGAGAAGCTAGGAAAAAGATATCTG